One window of the Zea mays cultivar B73 chromosome 3, Zm-B73-REFERENCE-NAM-5.0, whole genome shotgun sequence genome contains the following:
- the LOC100383757 gene encoding uncharacterized protein LOC100383757 translates to MPERTARELRSSMRSWPGEFYGADCFTTRTAATTCTTSPCHNTTMAREQEERPSRARSCAQGRPRKRVAWAGASSAGARTRRETSRCWNPLGARQARAEGRARRQVEKREGEGALWGREQSAQGS, encoded by the coding sequence ATGCCAGAGCGCACGGCGAGGGAGCTTCGCAGTTCGATGAGGTCGTGGCCGGGCGAATTCTACGGCGCGGACTGCTTCACGACCAGGACGGCTGCCACGACGTGCACGACGTCGCCATGCCACAACACCACCATGGCCAGGGAACAGGAGGAGCGGCCAAGCAGAGCTCGCAGCTGCGCGCAGGGACGACCAAGGAAGCGCGTGGCATGGGCAGGGGCGAGCTCGGCAGGAGCGCGCACGCGCAGGGAAACTTCACGGTGCTGGAATCCGCTGGGCGCACGGCAAGCTAGAGCAGAGGGCAGGGCACGACGGCAAGTAGAGAAACGAGAGGGCGAGGGCGCACTATGGGGAAGGGAGCAGAGCGCGCAGGGGAGCTAG